Proteins encoded by one window of Leopardus geoffroyi isolate Oge1 chromosome X, O.geoffroyi_Oge1_pat1.0, whole genome shotgun sequence:
- the FUNDC1 gene encoding FUN14 domain-containing protein 1 yields the protein MATRNPPPQEYESDDESYEVLDLTDYARRHHWWNRVFGHSSGPMVEKYSVATQIVMGGVTGWCAGFLFQKVGKLAATAVGGGFLLLQIASHSGYVQIDWKRVEKDVNKAKRQIKKRANKAAPEINNIIEEATEFIKQNIVISSGFVGGFLLGLAS from the exons ATGGCGACCCGGAACCCCCCTCCCCAAG AGTATGAAAGCGATGACGAGTCTTACGAGGTGTTGGATTTAACTGACTATGCAAGAAGACACCATTGGTGGAATCGAGTGTTTGGCCACAGTTCCGGACCTATGGTTGAAAAGTACTCAGTGGCCACCCAGATTGTAATGGGTGGGGTGACTGGCTG GTGTGCGGGATTTTTGTTCCAGAAGGTCGGAAAGCTTGCAGCCACCGCTGTAGGCGgtggctttcttcttcttcag ATTGCCAGTCACAGTGGCTATGTGCAGATTGACTGGAAGAGAGTTGAAAAAGATGTAAACAAAGCGAAAAGACAGATTAAGAAACGAGCAAATAAGGCAGCACCTGAAATCAACAATATAATCGAGGAA GCAACAGAATTTATCAAACAGAACATTGTGATATCCAGCGGATTTGTGGGAGGCTTTTTGCTAGGCCTTGCATCCTAA